gatacagtctcacggactactccatgatcctaaaattttcttcatgtccccataagatacagcgcccccctccagcaggaagtagtaagagaagctatgcccaaattcccaaatataccaagctggctttaaagatgtgtaaaagttaaaaccttccttttttaaaaaaagaaaaggggaagtgctgtgggatgttctgtatgtcctgtgggagcccttcttgggttctttgtggcgttacccagcaggtccgtatagaggatgattaggaccatgggcctgagtgcaggtgtttgagatggtctgcacttggctgtgctgggggatggtctgtatgtcaagttgttctgattggtcaataaataaaacctgatcggctgtggctaggcaggaaggataggcgggactaacagagaggagaaataaaaggacaggaaggcagaaggactggctgcagccaccaccatgaccagcagaatgtgaagacaccgataagccaccagccacgtggcgaggtatagatttgtagaaatgcgttactttaagatataagaatagttagcaagaagcctgccacggccatacagtttgtaagcaatataagtctctgtgtttacttggttgggtctgagcggctgtgggactggcgggtgacagagatttgtcctgactgtgggcaaggcagaaaaactcaagctacacacagCTCCATGCCAAGGGAAACTTAGACCTGAGTTCCTGCCAGCCAGTCACTCACTGGCTCCAAGTGGAGGCCAGTAACGAGGACTGGGAGACATGCAGTCACCGTCCTCCTAAGCAGACTGCCTGGCTGAAGGTACATCTGTTACTACAGGACTCGGCATCACTGAGAGAAGACGAGTGAAACAGAGATAACCCATTTCTCTTGGCTGTCAGATTATGTCCAGTCCATCCAGCTGGGGCACACCTGTGGGAGGCACCAGCTCCACACTGCGCTGAAGAGACCTCTGTTCTTGTCAACAGGTGGACCACCtacctgtcttaattagggtttctattgctgtgaagagacaccataaccacggcaactcttataaaggaaagcatttaactggggctggctcacagttaagagatttagtccattattgtcatggtggaagcatggcacatgcaggcagacatggtgctggagaaggagctgagagttctacatcttgactcacaggcaacaggaagtgatcttaTCTCAGTGGGCGTGGTTgtagtatatatgagacctcaaagtcagCAGAAaagccaagtttggttcccagcactcacttggttGCCTGCAGACATCCTTAACTCTGGTTCCATGGGGTcaggcgccctcttctggtctctgtgggcactacacacatgtggtgcatgtacCTACATTCAGgctttcatacacataaaataaatcttttaaaaagagagagggagcatACTTATGGGGTGATTAGGGCACAGCAGCCATCATCCTCTCTCTCTGAATAGTTTCTGACAGTGTCTTTATTATGTGTCTGCGTGTAATTTGGGGACAAGTCCAAAATTTTAACACGCTTGAAGAAGTGGAACAAATCGAAGTGTTCATTCACCCACCTCTCGGTAGCGATCTTCTTATTGAACATGTACTCTGAAGAAAGGATCTTGGTGGGTTTGTGGTAAAGCAGGTACTTGTTCAGGTGACTCTCACCCAGCCGCAGGGCCTCAATGTTATTGGTTTTATCTGTTGTGATCATCTGGTGACAGGCTGCAGTGAGCCTATATATCTCTGCCACCGATCCCCCAAATAAGGACCCTGTGTAATAAAAGTCCCCCTCGTCCTTTGGAATATAAGCTTGTGACTTAGGCCGGCGTTCATAGTGGAATGTCTCCCGACCAGCCATGAAGAATCGCAGATGGAGGGTGGCGAACAAGGGAGAGAGAATCTCCACACCCACCTTGTGCTGGAAGGTGACATCCACATCAGAACACACCAGATAAGCCACCTCCTTGTGAAAACGCTGCTTGGAATAGATGCTGATGAACTCCATGCGCTGCATGGAAATGTCCTGAGGGCGCTCAAAACTCGGGATCTGGAGGGTAACCACTTTTCTTCCATCTTGGAGGGGGATCTGAGGGACAGCATGAGGTTGGTCAGTGAAGATGTAGTAGTTCACCTTGTGTCCTACCATGAAGAATGTCTCCGCAGACCTCAGGAACTGCTCCAAGTACTCCTTGTAGTTTTTTAAAGCAAACACGGTCAATCCAATGGTAGCATTCCGGAGCTGGAACTGCTCATTTAGGATGTCG
The sequence above is drawn from the Peromyscus leucopus breed LL Stock chromosome 1, UCI_PerLeu_2.1, whole genome shotgun sequence genome and encodes:
- the LOC114698883 gene encoding histo-blood group ABO system transferase 1-like; protein product: MAWPLWTLSRQYFSFHQATFLLIALLLAIFGYGYWHQKSQIHKGELIKADMADRKQYRLQDKSLSKLMYPQPSLLTPTRRDVLVLTSWLAPVVWEWTFNIDILNEQFQLRNATIGLTVFALKNYKEYLEQFLRSAETFFMVGHKVNYYIFTDQPHAVPQIPLQDGRKVVTLQIPSFERPQDISMQRMEFISIYSKQRFHKEVAYLVCSDVDVTFQHKVGVEILSPLFATLHLRFFMAGRETFHYERRPKSQAYIPKDEGDFYYTGSLFGGSVAEIYRLTAACHQMITTDKTNNIEALRLGESHLNKYLLYHKPTKILSSEYMFNKKIATERWVNEHFDLFHFFKRVKILDLSPNYTQTHNKDTVRNYSEREDDGCCALITP